The following are encoded in a window of Thermodesulfobacterium geofontis OPF15 genomic DNA:
- a CDS encoding DUF302 domain-containing protein, whose protein sequence is MLKNVFITIFSMTIISCGGVIKDISFETGDYLGTGYDEKEAIPEPSEEEEMSDVYEKATRWSYEELDKFLRTELEKKNFKIFHILKLLEEQENKDLWGNICIYLIYKTPQYAKIIKHNPQLISQFPFKIYVYEKNGRIIVGTFKPSTAIRYMGNLDTESIKALKELDLELKEIIDKIAK, encoded by the coding sequence TTGCTTAAAAATGTATTTATAACTATTTTTTCTATGACTATTATTTCTTGTGGGGGTGTGATAAAGGATATATCTTTTGAAACTGGAGACTATTTAGGAACAGGATATGATGAAAAAGAAGCAATCCCTGAACCTTCAGAAGAGGAAGAAATGTCTGATGTATATGAAAAAGCAACCAGATGGTCTTATGAAGAACTGGATAAGTTCTTAAGAACTGAACTTGAAAAAAAGAATTTTAAAATTTTCCATATATTAAAATTATTAGAAGAACAAGAAAATAAGGATTTATGGGGAAATATATGCATATATCTTATCTATAAAACACCTCAATATGCAAAAATAATAAAACATAATCCACAGCTTATATCACAATTTCCCTTCAAAATATACGTATACGAAAAAAATGGAAGAATAATAGTGGGAACATTTAAACCAAGTACAGCGATTAGATATATGGGTAATTTGGACACTGAAAGTATAAAAGCTTTAAAAGAGTTGGATTTAGAACTTAAAGAAATAATAGACAAGATAGCAAAATAA
- a CDS encoding 4Fe-4S dicluster domain-containing protein has product MAIYRILQNHNRCIGCFACIVHCKTNKGLAPGPRLCNIIPKEIKIENGRITQRFVFMTCFHCKDPECMKACPTGAIQKRSKDGIVFIDQDLCIGCKECITACPWNIPQFDPETGKVVKCDYCKDRIDQGLLPACVSKCTTHALKWEIIRKKTKKTATQ; this is encoded by the coding sequence ATGGCAATTTATCGAATATTACAAAATCATAATCGATGTATCGGCTGTTTTGCCTGTATAGTTCATTGCAAAACCAACAAAGGATTAGCTCCTGGTCCAAGGCTTTGTAATATAATTCCTAAGGAAATAAAAATAGAAAATGGGCGAATAACTCAGCGATTTGTTTTTATGACATGCTTTCATTGCAAAGATCCAGAATGTATGAAAGCCTGTCCCACAGGAGCAATACAAAAAAGATCAAAAGACGGCATAGTTTTTATAGATCAAGATCTTTGCATAGGATGTAAAGAATGTATTACAGCTTGTCCTTGGAATATACCACAATTTGATCCAGAAACTGGTAAAGTTGTTAAGTGTGATTATTGTAAAGATAGAATCGATCAAGGACTTCTTCCTGCTTGTGTATCAAAATGTACCACCCATGCTTTGAAATGGGAAATTATTAGGAAAAAAACAAAGAAAACAGCAACTCAATAA
- a CDS encoding thioredoxin family protein gives MEIIVAGPGCPRCIATENNIKKACEELGLEARITHLYDVKEFPKLGIILTPAIVINGQVVVSGKVPTVEELKEILSKMAK, from the coding sequence ATGGAAATAATAGTTGCTGGACCAGGTTGTCCAAGATGTATAGCTACTGAGAATAATATTAAGAAAGCTTGCGAAGAATTGGGATTAGAAGCTAGAATTACTCATCTTTACGATGTAAAAGAATTTCCCAAATTAGGAATAATACTTACGCCTGCTATAGTAATTAATGGACAAGTAGTAGTTTCTGGTAAAGTTCCTACTGTTGAAGAATTGAAAGAGATTTTGTCAAAAATGGCAAAATAA
- a CDS encoding sigma-54-dependent transcriptional regulator codes for MSYKILFIDDEINSLKTISVILKKHNYTVFTAQTVEEGISQLQKHKPHCLLLDYRLPGKDGIEMLKWLKKENINIPVIMLTAYGTIEKAVEAMKLGAFHYLVKPVDPTVLLETIKEAISKHEILSHQEDISYKFPEIIAKSQAMREIFYIIEMVADSNSNVLITGESGTGKELVARAIHRLSKRKNHPFIVVDCATIPDNLLESELFGYEKGAFTGATERKIGLIELANSGTIFLDEIGDLSLNLQKKLLRFLQEREIQRLGSLNKIKVDVRVIAATNRDLERAVKEGVFREDLYWRLNVVRIHLPPLRERKEDIPLLVQHFVQKFAKENNRPIPTIEPEVLDVLLNYDWPGNVRELANVIERAVILSTSGVISLKHLPKRILGKESKTNDFSLNTLNLLEMEKALIIKALNETGWNQTKAAQLLGISRKQLRTKMKHHGLLPISSNQNN; via the coding sequence ATGAGTTATAAAATACTTTTTATTGATGATGAAATAAATAGCTTAAAAACTATCTCAGTTATTCTTAAAAAACATAATTATACTGTATTTACTGCCCAGACAGTCGAAGAGGGTATCTCACAACTTCAAAAACATAAACCTCACTGTCTCCTTCTTGATTACAGACTCCCAGGGAAAGATGGAATAGAGATGTTAAAATGGTTAAAAAAGGAGAATATTAACATTCCAGTCATTATGCTTACTGCTTATGGAACTATAGAAAAAGCAGTAGAAGCAATGAAATTAGGAGCTTTTCATTATTTAGTAAAACCTGTAGATCCTACAGTTCTTCTTGAAACCATTAAAGAAGCTATTTCTAAACATGAAATCTTAAGCCATCAGGAAGATATCTCTTATAAGTTTCCAGAAATAATAGCTAAAAGTCAGGCAATGCGAGAAATTTTTTATATTATAGAAATGGTAGCAGATAGCAACTCTAATGTGCTTATAACAGGAGAATCTGGTACAGGTAAGGAATTAGTAGCACGAGCTATTCATCGACTTTCAAAAAGAAAAAACCACCCTTTTATAGTGGTTGATTGTGCTACTATACCAGATAATCTTTTAGAGTCTGAACTTTTTGGATACGAAAAAGGAGCTTTCACAGGAGCTACCGAAAGAAAAATTGGATTAATAGAGCTAGCAAACAGTGGTACAATTTTTTTAGATGAAATAGGAGATCTTTCTTTAAATTTACAAAAAAAATTGCTCAGGTTTCTACAAGAAAGAGAAATACAAAGATTAGGAAGTCTCAACAAAATTAAAGTTGATGTAAGAGTTATTGCTGCAACTAACAGAGATCTTGAAAGAGCAGTAAAAGAAGGTGTCTTTAGAGAAGATCTTTATTGGAGACTAAATGTAGTAAGAATACATTTACCTCCTCTTAGAGAAAGAAAAGAAGATATCCCTCTTCTTGTCCAACACTTTGTTCAGAAGTTTGCTAAAGAAAACAACCGTCCTATCCCTACTATAGAACCTGAAGTACTGGATGTTCTTCTTAATTATGATTGGCCTGGGAATGTAAGGGAGCTTGCAAATGTAATCGAACGTGCAGTTATTCTTTCTACCTCTGGAGTTATATCTCTCAAACACTTACCTAAGAGAATTTTAGGTAAAGAAAGTAAAACAAATGATTTTTCTTTAAATACTTTAAATTTATTAGAGATGGAAAAAGCTCTTATTATAAAAGCGTTAAATGAAACTGGCTGGAATCAAACAAAAGCTGCCCAATTATTAGGTATTTCAAGAAAACAACTTCGAACTAAAATGAAACATCATGGATTGCTTCCTATTTCAAGCAATCAAAATAATTAA
- a CDS encoding porin yields the protein MKKIVKKLKKKALLTEVGLASAILFTTSTNAAPTFTFGEGQELEIFFCNQLWAIYTMDRVENGTKYDNRWDFFLRRSRLGFQGKISENLSWRVWFAYDNVGMDPHTAITNNNNVGLVNYNVNNREFYIWDAMFTYALHKNWANITIGYFRPQVGRESITAGFEVPSLEKALANFYPRMHLVGTGPGRETGINIGGLYNDEKRKWGINYNFGVFNVDKFSGDKGGDNLLYTGRVAITLGDPEMKKYTLGYKVNYFGKRNGITFAINYAYQGRAKPTISYPLAADIWYTLGNSTKYFDPKNSKLNKPFKNNQMIGFDILANYKNFTFNAEYDVLKRNFDESDFNYDDKVWHIRIGYNFVLPNKTILEPAITYQKWEGDKNSLNGDGELRVIDIGLNWYIKENKLKLSIHYVDQDGSARSAYNSYNPNIKMEKGAAGDYIGVGLQLIF from the coding sequence ATGAAAAAAATAGTAAAAAAATTAAAGAAAAAAGCTTTATTAACAGAGGTAGGATTGGCAAGTGCAATATTATTTACTACATCAACTAATGCTGCGCCCACATTTACCTTTGGAGAAGGTCAAGAACTTGAAATCTTTTTCTGCAATCAACTCTGGGCTATTTATACAATGGATAGAGTAGAAAATGGTACAAAATATGACAATAGATGGGATTTTTTCCTCAGAAGATCAAGGCTTGGTTTCCAAGGAAAGATAAGTGAAAATTTGTCTTGGAGAGTTTGGTTTGCTTATGATAATGTAGGAATGGATCCACATACTGCTATTACTAATAATAACAATGTAGGGTTGGTAAATTACAATGTTAATAACCGAGAGTTTTATATTTGGGATGCCATGTTTACATATGCACTTCATAAAAACTGGGCTAACATAACTATAGGATATTTTAGACCACAAGTAGGAAGAGAGAGCATCACAGCAGGTTTTGAAGTTCCTTCTTTGGAAAAAGCATTAGCAAATTTTTATCCAAGAATGCATTTAGTAGGTACAGGACCTGGACGTGAAACAGGTATTAATATAGGTGGTTTGTATAATGATGAAAAAAGAAAATGGGGAATAAACTATAATTTTGGTGTATTTAATGTAGATAAATTTAGTGGTGATAAAGGTGGAGACAATCTTCTTTATACTGGAAGAGTAGCTATCACTCTTGGTGATCCAGAAATGAAAAAATATACCTTAGGATATAAAGTAAATTATTTTGGAAAAAGAAATGGTATCACCTTTGCTATAAATTATGCTTATCAAGGAAGAGCAAAACCCACAATCTCTTATCCTTTAGCTGCTGATATTTGGTATACACTTGGAAATAGTACCAAATATTTTGATCCTAAAAATAGCAAATTAAATAAACCATTTAAAAATAATCAAATGATAGGTTTTGATATACTTGCTAATTATAAAAACTTTACTTTCAATGCCGAATATGATGTGCTAAAAAGAAATTTTGATGAATCTGATTTTAACTATGATGATAAAGTATGGCATATAAGAATAGGTTATAATTTTGTTCTTCCAAATAAAACTATACTTGAGCCAGCAATAACTTACCAAAAATGGGAAGGAGATAAAAATAGTTTAAATGGTGACGGTGAATTAAGAGTTATAGATATAGGGTTAAATTGGTATATAAAAGAAAACAAATTGAAATTAAGTATTCATTATGTTGATCAAGATGGTTCAGCAAGGTCAGCTTATAATTCATATAATCCAAATATAAAAATGGAGAAAGGAGCAGCGGGAGATTATATCGGAGTAGGTTTACAGCTAATATTCTAA
- the phnD gene encoding phosphate/phosphite/phosphonate ABC transporter substrate-binding protein: MESKAETNAILTGSPLVIGLLNVDSPQQTFLQLYPLKTFLEKKIKRPVFIDISADFDEIAKKIKEEKLHLLIIDPAFYCELKALYPEKIFPLVKPKGGQGEASSVFVTKENSGIERIFDAVNKKLALGDKRSSFSYLIPLSMLKDLDLSLNDFSKVDFLIKDKRIALSVLLGDYEVGALSEIVAQTYLNSGLKIIKASEKVPVYLIASTNSLKEKESFKEIFSSLPEEVLSSLKVEKFVPAEDRDFDYIRVLIKLFKGKDLIEYKPDTIKVAILPLYSPLTIYKRFDPLMRYLSEKTGREFKIVIPKDFEEFINIVKKGKVHFSYQNPYVYAILSKGGYAKAIALTVGEDCTDNPSEICGGDKFRGVIIVRKDSPIKNIEDLKNKKILIVSPYSAGGFLSQKIYLEKRGYKLKKDFHLIDAKRQEKVIIGVYKKMADAGFIRESALGVFSEEVDISQIKILTPTEFLPNWPWAVIKADKDLERMVKETIINLPDPILKNLKVKGFRPVDEREFELLKKYVNF; encoded by the coding sequence ATAGAATCTAAAGCTGAAACTAATGCAATTCTAACTGGTTCTCCTTTAGTAATAGGACTTTTAAATGTAGATTCTCCTCAACAAACTTTTTTACAACTTTATCCATTAAAAACTTTCTTAGAAAAAAAGATTAAAAGACCAGTTTTTATAGATATATCTGCGGATTTTGATGAAATCGCTAAAAAAATTAAAGAAGAAAAGCTTCATCTCTTGATAATTGATCCAGCCTTTTATTGTGAATTAAAAGCTCTTTATCCAGAAAAAATATTTCCATTAGTAAAGCCTAAAGGAGGACAGGGAGAAGCAAGTAGTGTTTTTGTAACCAAAGAAAATTCTGGTATAGAAAGAATTTTTGACGCAGTAAATAAAAAACTTGCTTTAGGAGATAAAAGATCTTCTTTTAGTTACCTTATACCTCTTTCTATGTTAAAAGATTTAGATTTGTCCTTGAATGATTTTTCGAAAGTAGATTTTTTAATTAAAGACAAAAGAATTGCTTTATCAGTATTATTAGGAGATTATGAAGTGGGGGCTCTAAGTGAGATTGTAGCCCAAACTTATCTAAACTCTGGCCTAAAAATAATAAAAGCATCCGAAAAAGTACCCGTATATTTAATAGCTTCCACAAATTCTTTAAAAGAAAAAGAATCTTTTAAAGAAATTTTTTCTTCTCTTCCTGAAGAAGTTTTAAGTTCTTTAAAGGTTGAAAAATTTGTTCCTGCTGAGGATAGAGATTTTGACTACATAAGGGTTTTAATTAAATTATTTAAAGGTAAAGACTTAATAGAATACAAACCCGATACTATTAAAGTAGCCATACTTCCTCTTTATAGTCCACTCACCATTTACAAAAGGTTTGACCCTCTAATGAGATATCTCTCAGAAAAGACAGGAAGAGAATTTAAAATAGTTATTCCTAAGGATTTCGAAGAGTTTATTAACATAGTAAAAAAAGGGAAAGTACATTTTAGCTATCAAAATCCTTATGTATATGCTATTTTGTCAAAAGGTGGGTATGCTAAAGCGATAGCATTGACAGTGGGAGAAGATTGTACAGATAACCCAAGTGAAATCTGTGGAGGAGATAAATTTAGAGGGGTAATTATTGTAAGAAAAGACAGTCCTATTAAAAATATAGAAGATCTGAAAAATAAAAAAATTTTGATAGTATCCCCTTATTCTGCTGGGGGCTTTTTATCTCAAAAAATTTATTTAGAGAAAAGAGGGTATAAATTAAAAAAAGATTTTCATCTAATTGACGCCAAAAGACAAGAAAAAGTTATCATAGGTGTATATAAAAAAATGGCTGACGCTGGATTTATAAGAGAATCAGCTCTTGGAGTATTTAGTGAAGAGGTAGATATTTCTCAAATAAAAATTTTAACTCCTACAGAATTTCTTCCTAATTGGCCTTGGGCAGTAATTAAAGCAGATAAAGATCTTGAAAGAATGGTTAAAGAAACAATAATTAATTTGCCTGACCCGATATTAAAAAATTTAAAAGTAAAAGGATTTAGACCTGTTGATGAGAGAGAATTTGAACTACTTAAAAAATATGTTAATTTTTAA
- a CDS encoding molybdopterin-containing oxidoreductase family protein, producing MKKQVFSVCGMCSARCPIRVEVEDGKITWIEGNPYVAGLEGALCARGSAAIAHIYDNERPQGPMIRTGERGSGKWKRVSWEEAMSYVVNRLFEIIGKYGAKSVALLDRGAGIFGEMQRVFIRAIGSPNYFNHDDFCRKNVDLALQSLIGIPRNQISYDFANTKHIVSFGRAFFDALSVREANNILKALENGAKFTYFDPRVNVTATKATKYLRIRPGTDYAVILALIYQILKEELYDRDFVEKYIMGLSELEEFIKPYTPKWAEKESEVPESEIINLARELGEAKPKVIIYPYWFGARYVDSFYFARAVWILNFLLGNLEQKGGLILAKSPKEVGANPLKSLLDPIPAPQDKRIEAELGKGFLYDGAGHILHLFKAIKTEEPYPIKALIVYRYDPFAGIPLEDIKAIIKNLDLLVHIPVDYGTTGWFADVILPESTFLERDDIIGLQRGAKPAFIVRKKAIDPVYDTKPRWWIFTELCKRLGLEKYVPYETIEDIWNYQLEGTGIKIEDFDEKGLVPLCKEPLLYPRDQLKFKTPSGKIEIVSSKMQEREVPIFYSYKSPERPKIEEGEFRLIFGRIAVHTHSRTQNNPLLNEIKPENELWINSEIAEKLNIKDGDLIEVSSGDYTGKIKAKVTPYIHPEAVFMVRGYQNDIPWLSRVYGKGLNEGRLLKGVLDKFAFGSYTGALFEVFVKVKKV from the coding sequence ATGAAAAAGCAAGTTTTTTCAGTATGTGGTATGTGTTCTGCTCGCTGTCCTATAAGAGTGGAGGTTGAAGATGGAAAAATTACTTGGATAGAAGGAAATCCTTATGTAGCAGGATTAGAAGGAGCTCTTTGTGCAAGAGGCTCTGCTGCTATAGCTCATATATATGATAATGAACGTCCACAAGGACCAATGATAAGAACTGGAGAAAGAGGTTCTGGGAAATGGAAAAGGGTCTCCTGGGAAGAGGCAATGAGTTATGTAGTTAATCGTCTTTTTGAAATTATTGGTAAGTATGGAGCTAAATCAGTTGCTCTTTTAGATAGAGGTGCTGGTATTTTTGGAGAGATGCAAAGAGTTTTTATTAGAGCTATTGGATCCCCCAATTATTTCAACCATGATGATTTTTGCAGAAAGAATGTTGATCTTGCCTTACAAAGTTTAATAGGCATTCCAAGAAATCAAATAAGTTACGATTTTGCTAATACTAAACATATAGTTTCTTTTGGAAGGGCTTTTTTTGATGCATTATCTGTAAGAGAGGCTAATAACATACTTAAAGCTTTAGAAAATGGTGCTAAGTTTACTTATTTTGACCCAAGAGTAAATGTTACTGCAACTAAAGCAACAAAATATTTAAGAATAAGACCTGGAACAGATTACGCAGTTATATTAGCTCTTATATATCAAATTTTAAAGGAAGAACTTTATGATAGAGATTTTGTAGAAAAATATATAATGGGACTTTCTGAACTTGAAGAATTTATCAAACCCTACACACCTAAATGGGCTGAAAAAGAATCTGAAGTTCCTGAATCTGAAATTATAAATCTTGCAAGAGAACTTGGTGAAGCTAAACCTAAAGTAATTATCTATCCCTATTGGTTTGGTGCAAGATATGTAGATTCTTTCTACTTTGCCAGGGCTGTTTGGATACTAAACTTTTTACTTGGAAATTTAGAGCAAAAAGGTGGCTTAATTTTAGCTAAATCTCCTAAGGAAGTAGGAGCAAATCCCTTAAAAAGTCTTTTAGACCCAATCCCAGCACCTCAGGATAAAAGGATTGAAGCAGAATTGGGGAAAGGTTTTTTGTATGACGGAGCCGGGCATATTTTACATCTTTTTAAAGCAATAAAAACAGAGGAACCTTATCCCATAAAAGCGCTAATTGTCTATAGATACGATCCTTTTGCAGGAATACCTTTAGAAGACATAAAAGCAATTATCAAAAATCTTGATCTTTTAGTCCATATCCCAGTGGATTACGGAACTACTGGTTGGTTTGCTGATGTTATCCTCCCAGAATCAACTTTTCTTGAAAGGGATGATATTATAGGATTACAAAGAGGAGCTAAACCTGCATTTATAGTAAGAAAAAAAGCGATAGATCCTGTTTATGATACTAAACCGAGATGGTGGATCTTCACTGAATTATGTAAAAGGCTTGGTTTAGAAAAATATGTCCCCTATGAAACCATAGAAGACATTTGGAATTATCAATTAGAAGGGACAGGAATAAAAATAGAGGACTTTGATGAGAAAGGTTTGGTTCCTCTTTGTAAAGAACCTCTTCTTTATCCAAGAGATCAACTTAAGTTTAAAACCCCCTCTGGAAAGATAGAAATAGTTTCTTCAAAAATGCAAGAAAGAGAGGTACCTATTTTTTATTCCTATAAATCTCCAGAAAGACCTAAAATTGAAGAGGGTGAATTTAGACTTATTTTTGGGAGGATAGCTGTGCATACCCATTCAAGAACCCAGAACAATCCTTTGTTAAATGAAATTAAACCAGAAAACGAACTTTGGATAAACTCAGAGATAGCAGAAAAGCTGAATATAAAAGATGGAGATTTGATAGAAGTCTCCTCAGGAGATTATACTGGAAAAATTAAAGCTAAAGTAACTCCTTATATCCATCCTGAGGCTGTATTTATGGTGAGAGGTTATCAGAATGATATTCCTTGGCTTAGTAGAGTTTATGGTAAAGGTCTTAATGAGGGAAGGCTCCTTAAAGGAGTTCTTGATAAATTTGCATTTGGTAGCTATACTGGAGCACTTTTTGAGGTCTTTGTAAAAGTAAAAAAAGTTTAA
- a CDS encoding formylmethanofuran dehydrogenase subunit E family protein — translation MKKFFILLFFVFIININFKSKACDEFLPDWYYPEWVAKAKYNTPIKVLDTESALGRYALKYKEIGLKDLIKFHGHLCDGLVIAYIEIKEVLKLLFPDGIVDKTDLIAVSKNGPCWVDAVSYLTGARINFKTLRIDNSIGDGFIIQRISTGETYQVHLKPGVFPEEMSKLEAKIKKLRFEGKSVDPEDIDRLEKMAEDLIKKLLNTPPTEILEIKKLENYQFVPIDLFGERTDIINKNIPRRK, via the coding sequence ATGAAAAAATTTTTTATCCTACTGTTTTTTGTTTTTATAATAAATATAAATTTTAAATCTAAGGCCTGTGATGAATTTTTACCAGATTGGTATTATCCTGAGTGGGTAGCTAAAGCAAAATATAATACACCTATCAAGGTTCTTGATACAGAAAGTGCCTTAGGAAGATATGCATTAAAATATAAAGAAATAGGACTTAAAGATTTGATTAAATTTCATGGGCATCTTTGTGATGGGCTTGTAATTGCTTATATAGAAATAAAGGAGGTTTTAAAACTTCTTTTTCCTGATGGTATTGTTGATAAAACTGATTTAATAGCGGTTTCAAAAAATGGTCCCTGTTGGGTTGATGCAGTTAGTTATTTGACCGGAGCAAGAATAAACTTTAAAACTTTAAGAATAGATAATTCCATAGGAGACGGATTTATTATCCAAAGAATATCAACTGGGGAAACCTATCAAGTTCATCTAAAACCTGGTGTCTTTCCAGAAGAAATGAGTAAGCTTGAAGCAAAAATCAAAAAATTAAGATTTGAAGGTAAAAGTGTTGATCCAGAAGATATAGATAGACTTGAAAAAATGGCAGAGGATTTAATAAAAAAACTTTTAAATACACCACCTACGGAAATTTTAGAAATTAAAAAATTAGAAAATTATCAATTTGTTCCTATAGATCTTTTTGGAGAGCGCACAGATATAATAAATAAGAATATACCAAGGAGAAAATAG
- a CDS encoding ATP-binding protein, whose amino-acid sequence MRENLNYLKNMLIFKDPLSSFYKLLRRFSIRNRLFLSFLFIIILLIFSVNFLIINYQKKSLKKQYYQGLKHNLEIFSLELVDGLIFFDPLKLDEKVNSLKTTPGIVYVMVIDKKGKIVAHSNASQLGNFIPINSFTFRNWEIVDSNKIRHINLPVFKEDFYLGAVRVGVSEVELEEFINQSIKTLKNYMIFISGIFLVIALIVSYFISITLTQPLAKLKESIKKAQINEFELCENENLILCKDFYKCQETQCPAYGKTRCWLYETSRKWCKEVLQKDCEDCYVYKYSCKDELGYVIESFNKMMVDLKFYMEELHRATQEKIKLEKISAVSEMAMVVAHEIKNPLNSIKAACSYLKANFKGKVFQEFLSIIDRETQRLNELITSFLTYARPISLKLEKANINTIIKDVINLMKTEFEEEEKIIEMNLDQSIPEFYFDPSQIKQMILNLLVNAEDATKEGDKIWVITQKEGDFVVISVKDTGEGIPEEILDKIFEPFFTTKVTGSGLGLACVERIVREHGGKITVFSKKGEGTEFKVFLPIKYEL is encoded by the coding sequence ATGAGAGAGAATTTGAACTACTTAAAAAATATGTTAATTTTTAAAGACCCTCTATCTTCTTTTTATAAACTTTTAAGAAGATTCAGTATCAGAAACAGACTGTTTCTTTCTTTTTTGTTTATTATAATTTTATTAATTTTTAGCGTTAATTTTCTAATTATAAATTATCAAAAAAAATCTTTAAAAAAACAATATTATCAAGGATTAAAGCACAATTTAGAAATTTTTTCTTTAGAATTAGTAGATGGGTTAATTTTTTTTGATCCATTAAAGCTTGACGAAAAGGTTAATTCTCTTAAAACTACTCCAGGAATAGTTTATGTAATGGTAATTGATAAAAAAGGAAAAATAGTAGCTCATAGTAATGCTTCACAATTAGGGAATTTTATACCTATAAATAGTTTTACTTTTAGAAATTGGGAAATAGTTGATTCAAATAAAATAAGGCATATTAATCTACCGGTTTTTAAAGAAGATTTTTACTTAGGTGCAGTAAGAGTAGGAGTTTCAGAGGTAGAACTTGAAGAATTTATAAATCAATCAATAAAAACTCTCAAGAATTATATGATTTTTATTTCAGGAATTTTTTTAGTAATAGCTTTAATTGTTTCTTATTTTATTTCTATTACTCTTACTCAACCGCTTGCTAAACTTAAAGAAAGCATTAAGAAAGCTCAAATAAATGAATTTGAACTTTGCGAGAATGAAAACCTTATTCTTTGTAAAGATTTTTACAAATGTCAAGAGACTCAATGTCCTGCTTATGGTAAAACAAGGTGTTGGCTTTATGAAACCTCAAGAAAATGGTGTAAAGAGGTATTACAAAAAGATTGTGAAGATTGCTATGTTTATAAATATTCTTGTAAAGACGAATTGGGTTATGTAATAGAAAGTTTTAATAAAATGATGGTAGACCTTAAATTTTATATGGAAGAACTTCACAGAGCTACTCAAGAAAAAATTAAACTTGAAAAGATTTCTGCAGTTTCAGAAATGGCTATGGTAGTAGCGCACGAAATTAAAAATCCTTTAAATTCTATTAAAGCTGCTTGTTCGTATTTGAAGGCTAATTTTAAAGGAAAAGTATTTCAAGAGTTTCTCTCAATTATAGATAGAGAGACTCAAAGATTAAATGAACTTATAACCAGCTTCTTAACTTATGCAAGGCCTATTTCCCTAAAACTTGAAAAAGCCAATATCAATACTATTATTAAAGATGTAATAAATTTGATGAAAACAGAATTTGAAGAAGAGGAGAAGATAATAGAAATGAACTTAGATCAATCTATTCCAGAATTTTATTTTGACCCATCCCAGATTAAACAGATGATTCTAAATCTATTGGTAAATGCAGAAGATGCTACCAAAGAAGGTGATAAAATTTGGGTGATTACTCAAAAAGAAGGAGATTTTGTGGTAATTTCTGTAAAAGATACTGGAGAGGGGATTCCAGAAGAAATTCTTGACAAAATTTTTGAGCCCTTTTTTACTACTAAAGTTACAGGGTCAGGGTTAGGTCTTGCTTGTGTAGAAAGAATTGTTAGAGAACATGGTGGGAAGATTACCGTTTTTAGTAAAAAAGGAGAAGGAACAGAATTTAAGGTTTTTCTTCCGATAAAATATGAGTTATAA
- a CDS encoding sulfite exporter TauE/SafE family protein, which yields MENLVIVIGLAILSFISGMLGLGVAFSAIPFLGLFMQDLVHQVQPLSLLLNGVTAFLSALGFAKSGFVDWKKAIYLSFITTLSAPIGALIAQFINQNIIWVIYFLAVLYLAYRLFKPFKARKVVKENFKLVTILAIPISVLSGLLGVGPGFLLMPTLILCGFDPKKAAGINAFAVCPPSFFSTYPPFKLSPLESKFNLYFSNYRCYLFFSWCKGYQSLCSKWKNKANFWHLDRNSNSL from the coding sequence ATGGAAAACTTAGTAATAGTTATAGGATTAGCTATTCTTTCTTTTATTTCAGGAATGCTTGGTTTGGGGGTTGCCTTTTCTGCTATTCCTTTTTTAGGTCTATTTATGCAAGACCTTGTACATCAAGTCCAACCTTTAAGTCTTTTATTAAATGGAGTAACTGCTTTTCTTAGTGCCTTAGGATTTGCTAAAAGTGGCTTTGTAGATTGGAAAAAAGCAATTTATCTCTCATTTATTACTACGCTTTCAGCTCCTATAGGTGCACTTATTGCTCAATTTATAAATCAAAATATAATCTGGGTAATTTATTTTTTAGCAGTTCTATATCTTGCTTATAGACTTTTTAAGCCCTTTAAAGCGCGGAAAGTTGTTAAGGAAAATTTTAAATTAGTTACTATTCTTGCTATTCCTATATCTGTTTTAAGTGGTCTTCTTGGAGTAGGTCCAGGCTTTTTACTTATGCCAACTCTTATTTTATGCGGTTTTGATCCTAAAAAAGCTGCAGGAATTAACGCCTTTGCAGTATGTCCTCCCTCTTTTTTCAGCACTTATCCCCCATTTAAGCTTAGCCCATTGGAATCTAAATTTAACCTTTATTTTAGTAATTATAGGTGCTATCTTTTCTTTTCTTGGTGCAAGGGCTACCAGTCTCTATGTTCCAAGTGGAAGAATAAAGCAAATTTTTGGCATCTTGATCGTAATAGTAACAGCCTATAA